One Spirochaeta africana DSM 8902 genomic window carries:
- a CDS encoding DUF342 domain-containing protein — protein sequence MSRKHRETEPRSPKRFFQVFYQHGWVCLVVDPAHRSELYPEDILNRMRLLEMPAVERSLLQERIRDADGHAHRLIAWPEGARLEAVIETGIAEDEMSATLHITPPLKGAAPPTAEDLSRRLLDAGITAGIDTTRLEQIAADRLFGSTHTVARGTEPVFGSAHRIQYHFATDRGRPYLEMDFGRINLKELNFIEMVYTDQLLAELLPPIEPVDGRTVTGETIPAEKDDRNISLQPGPNTCLSEDRTQLRAACDGNVRLDGELVTVEPVVTVRNVDYATGNIHFDGSVVVEGGVADGFEIEAGGDIQIAHGVGRARLKAGRSILLQSGMNGNGSGSLHSQGDLFAKYLECCEVQCGGNLLLEEAIMHSSVQVQGHCLLNGRRAEIIGGDLVAGGCCWCKKLGNLNESPTSVTIGIPPDLVLEYRDTTAALRSRQEQLDEIRIKQQQLEQAVSSGLQNQRIELARTQLQEQADELNTAVAALRDRLPVLREQLESARRSMLVVEDSIYPAVSVWFGRQEYRAPDTGARKTILQFRGGKIRESGYDLRNKPRIDFSPEPQPE from the coding sequence ATGTCCCGAAAACACCGTGAAACCGAACCACGCTCACCCAAAAGGTTCTTCCAGGTTTTCTATCAACATGGCTGGGTCTGTCTGGTTGTTGATCCGGCCCACCGCAGCGAGCTCTACCCGGAGGACATACTGAATCGCATGAGGCTGCTGGAGATGCCTGCGGTAGAGCGCAGCCTGCTGCAGGAGCGTATTCGGGATGCAGATGGTCACGCACATCGGCTGATAGCCTGGCCGGAGGGCGCGCGGCTGGAGGCAGTAATCGAGACCGGCATCGCCGAGGACGAGATGTCCGCAACCCTGCATATCACCCCTCCGCTTAAAGGGGCAGCTCCGCCAACGGCCGAGGATCTTTCCCGAAGGCTTCTGGATGCCGGGATAACCGCCGGGATCGACACCACCCGCCTTGAACAGATTGCCGCTGACCGGCTTTTTGGCAGCACCCACACCGTAGCCCGGGGCACAGAACCAGTCTTCGGTTCGGCACATCGCATACAGTATCACTTTGCCACCGACCGGGGACGCCCGTATCTCGAGATGGATTTCGGGCGCATCAATCTGAAGGAACTGAATTTTATCGAGATGGTCTATACGGATCAGCTGCTCGCCGAGCTGCTGCCACCGATCGAACCGGTCGACGGCCGGACCGTTACCGGAGAAACAATTCCCGCCGAGAAAGATGATCGGAATATCAGCCTGCAGCCAGGACCAAACACCTGCCTGAGCGAGGACAGAACGCAGCTCCGGGCAGCCTGCGACGGCAATGTCCGGCTCGATGGAGAACTGGTGACTGTTGAACCGGTGGTCACGGTGAGGAATGTCGATTATGCCACCGGGAACATCCATTTCGACGGATCGGTAGTGGTAGAAGGCGGGGTTGCCGACGGATTCGAGATAGAAGCCGGGGGTGACATCCAGATTGCGCACGGTGTTGGCCGTGCCCGGTTGAAAGCCGGTCGCAGCATCCTGCTGCAGAGCGGTATGAACGGTAACGGCAGCGGATCGCTGCACAGCCAGGGGGACCTGTTTGCCAAATACCTCGAGTGCTGTGAGGTGCAGTGCGGCGGCAATCTTCTGCTGGAAGAGGCAATAATGCACTCCTCGGTTCAGGTCCAGGGGCATTGCCTGCTGAATGGTCGCCGTGCCGAGATCATCGGCGGCGATCTGGTTGCCGGCGGCTGCTGCTGGTGCAAGAAGCTCGGGAATCTGAATGAGTCCCCTACCAGCGTCACCATCGGGATTCCACCAGACCTGGTATTAGAGTACCGCGACACCACAGCCGCACTGCGATCCCGCCAGGAGCAGCTGGACGAGATCAGAATCAAGCAGCAGCAGCTCGAACAGGCAGTCAGCAGCGGCCTGCAGAACCAGCGAATCGAGCTGGCCCGTACGCAGCTGCAGGAGCAGGCCGACGAGCTGAACACTGCCGTTGCCGCACTGCGGGACAGGCTGCCGGTGCTGCGAGAGCAGCTGGAATCCGCCCGCCGCAGCATGCTGGTGGTCGAGGACAGTATCTACCCCGCAGTCTCGGTCTGGTTTGGTCGCCAGGAGTATCGGGCCCCTGATACCGGCGCCCGCAAAACCATCCTTCAGTTTCGCGGCGGCAAAATCCGCGAATCGGGCTACGACCTGCGCAACAAGCCCAGGATAGACTTCTCGCCTGAGCCGCAGCCGGAGTAA
- a CDS encoding SoxR reducing system RseC family protein, translating into MMYQVDGVAGTALFSHTGVVTAVADGMVEVEIHRPEGCGACSLKSACSQGNRKVLTAVPVYPCKPGDSVTVEITNQQGWQALFFGIVLPFLCTISGVLATVHLTGNEALGALVGLGSAAGYYGVFYLFRSAAARRFTITARPV; encoded by the coding sequence ATGATGTATCAAGTCGACGGGGTGGCGGGAACAGCACTGTTCTCACACACCGGGGTGGTAACTGCAGTTGCCGATGGTATGGTGGAAGTGGAGATCCACCGTCCTGAGGGCTGCGGCGCATGCTCGCTGAAGTCAGCCTGCAGCCAGGGGAACCGCAAGGTTCTTACCGCCGTCCCGGTCTACCCATGTAAACCCGGTGACTCTGTCACCGTGGAAATAACCAACCAACAGGGGTGGCAAGCGCTGTTTTTCGGGATCGTGCTGCCGTTCCTCTGCACCATCTCCGGTGTGCTGGCAACCGTGCATCTTACCGGGAACGAAGCGCTTGGAGCGCTTGTCGGCCTGGGAAGTGCTGCGGGATACTACGGCGTGTTTTATCTCTTCCGTTCTGCGGCTGCCCGAAGGTTTACTATAACCGCTCGGCCGGTCTGA
- a CDS encoding RnfABCDGE type electron transport complex subunit B, producing the protein MISVLIGIAAMAGTAALFAAVLFWASRRFAVHEDPRIDTVAEMLPGINCGACGFPGCRQMAEALVRGAESGDISGLFCPPGGGDAMNEIGGFFGLDVGSEKQTVAVVRCGGSRDAAPSRTVFDAAQSCALQHAVHAGRSGCPFGCLGCGDCERVCPFDAIIVNPETGLPEVDEQRCTSCGKCVVACPRDLIQIRPVGKTRKHKRVWINCRNTQKGGLAKKNCSVSCIGCGKCVKVCDDIVQAITMDNNLAYIDPDICISCGKCVGVCPTGAIAATFPAVRPKPKKKEAVDA; encoded by the coding sequence ATGATTTCAGTTCTCATCGGAATTGCTGCCATGGCCGGTACTGCCGCGCTTTTTGCGGCGGTGCTGTTCTGGGCATCACGGCGATTTGCAGTACACGAGGATCCACGTATAGATACGGTTGCCGAGATGCTGCCGGGAATCAATTGCGGGGCATGCGGATTCCCCGGCTGTAGACAGATGGCAGAGGCCCTGGTGCGGGGCGCAGAATCGGGGGATATCAGCGGACTGTTCTGTCCGCCTGGCGGCGGCGATGCCATGAACGAGATCGGTGGGTTTTTCGGTCTGGATGTCGGCAGCGAGAAGCAGACGGTGGCGGTGGTACGCTGCGGCGGCAGTCGGGACGCAGCCCCGTCCAGGACGGTGTTTGATGCGGCCCAGAGCTGCGCGCTGCAGCATGCAGTACATGCCGGCAGATCCGGGTGCCCTTTCGGCTGCCTGGGCTGTGGCGACTGCGAACGGGTCTGTCCCTTTGATGCAATCATCGTCAATCCGGAGACCGGGCTGCCGGAGGTCGACGAACAGCGCTGTACCAGCTGCGGCAAGTGTGTTGTTGCCTGCCCGCGGGATCTGATTCAGATCCGCCCGGTCGGTAAGACCAGGAAACACAAGCGAGTCTGGATCAACTGCCGCAATACCCAGAAGGGCGGGCTTGCCAAAAAGAACTGCAGCGTGTCCTGTATTGGCTGCGGCAAGTGTGTAAAGGTATGCGACGACATCGTCCAGGCCATCACCATGGATAATAATCTGGCGTATATCGATCCGGATATCTGCATATCCTGCGGAAAATGCGTTGGTGTATGTCCGACCGGCGCCATAGCAGCTACCTTCCCGGCAGTGCGTCCCAAACCGAAGAAAAAGGAGGCTGTAGATGCCTGA
- the rsxC gene encoding electron transport complex subunit RsxC: MPDLLHALAGITAGTFRRGGIHPPENKLTEDKMITPAPIPEQVWIPLSQHIGAPAEPIVAKGDQVLVGQVIAQAKGFVSAPIHAPVSGKIARIDEVVTLSGYPQPAILIKTDGDSWIETADRSDVLAAAIRLSREDIIARIGEAGIVGLGGAAFPTSVKYTLPPGKVVDTLIINAVECEPYLTADYRLMLEHTRELLVGIRLLMRALGVQKAYIGIERNTPQAIELLREAVADHGGFEEGSLEVVELRTKYPQGAEKQLINAVLGREVPSGKLPLDVGAVVNNIGTAFAVYQAVQKHVPLVQRVVTVTGTGITRPGNYLVRIGTPISALLELAGGLPADAGKIIAGGPMMGKAVDNLDAPITKGTSGILVLNRAQSRRPPERPCIRCSRCVGVCPMGLEPYLLETLSQLERGADLDQRQILDCMECGSCSFTCPAGRPLLDHIRTGKQLVMAMRRRKS, encoded by the coding sequence ATGCCTGATCTGCTGCATGCGCTTGCCGGGATTACGGCCGGAACCTTTCGTCGCGGCGGGATTCATCCGCCGGAAAACAAACTGACCGAGGACAAGATGATCACCCCGGCGCCGATTCCGGAGCAGGTGTGGATTCCGCTGTCGCAGCATATCGGTGCCCCGGCCGAGCCGATAGTTGCCAAGGGTGATCAGGTGCTGGTCGGGCAGGTTATTGCCCAGGCCAAGGGCTTCGTGTCCGCACCGATCCATGCGCCGGTATCCGGTAAGATTGCCAGGATTGACGAGGTGGTTACCCTCTCCGGCTATCCCCAGCCTGCTATCCTGATCAAGACCGATGGTGATTCCTGGATCGAAACCGCGGATCGTTCGGATGTGCTGGCAGCGGCGATCAGGCTGTCCCGGGAGGACATTATCGCCCGCATTGGCGAGGCCGGGATTGTCGGTCTGGGGGGTGCAGCCTTCCCGACCAGTGTAAAGTACACCCTCCCCCCCGGAAAGGTTGTCGATACCCTGATTATTAACGCGGTGGAGTGTGAGCCGTATCTTACCGCTGATTATCGCCTGATGCTGGAGCACACCCGCGAGCTGCTGGTCGGGATTCGACTGCTGATGCGCGCCCTTGGTGTGCAGAAGGCGTATATCGGCATAGAACGCAACACCCCGCAGGCGATAGAGCTGCTGCGCGAGGCTGTCGCAGATCACGGCGGTTTTGAGGAAGGCAGTCTCGAGGTTGTCGAGCTGCGCACCAAGTATCCCCAGGGCGCAGAGAAACAGCTGATTAATGCCGTGCTCGGGCGAGAGGTTCCCAGCGGCAAGCTGCCGCTGGATGTGGGTGCGGTGGTGAACAATATCGGCACTGCCTTTGCGGTGTATCAGGCAGTGCAGAAACACGTGCCGCTGGTACAGCGGGTGGTTACGGTAACCGGAACTGGCATAACCCGCCCCGGCAATTATCTGGTGCGGATCGGCACCCCGATCTCTGCATTGCTGGAGCTGGCCGGCGGTCTACCGGCCGATGCCGGAAAGATTATCGCCGGTGGACCCATGATGGGCAAGGCAGTCGACAACCTGGATGCCCCGATCACCAAGGGCACCTCTGGAATCCTGGTGCTGAACCGGGCGCAGTCGCGCCGTCCGCCCGAGCGCCCCTGTATTCGCTGCTCTCGCTGCGTCGGGGTGTGTCCGATGGGGCTGGAGCCGTATCTGCTGGAGACCCTTTCTCAGCTTGAGCGTGGCGCGGATCTTGATCAGCGGCAGATTCTTGACTGCATGGAGTGCGGTTCCTGCTCATTTACCTGTCCGGCTGGGCGACCCCTGCTTGATCATATTCGCACCGGCAAACAGCTGGTGATGGCAATGCGACGGAGGAAATCATGA
- a CDS encoding RnfABCDGE type electron transport complex subunit D, translated as MSSPRIVAPSPHIHAGTSTRTLMWWVNLALLPLVITSVAVFGLRSLVVILTAVAACMLTEYILARFVLKKQVLVEDGSAIVTGILLAANLPVTIPFYQVILGSVVAIGIGKMAFGGIGHNPFNPALVGRTFLLVSYPVEMTTWSPPGFRLWTTMSDVVSTATPLGVVAEGPATEIFSNLPGYWELFWGNVGGTLGGVGVFAMLIGAVILLAKRIIDWQTPAAFLGGLILITGIAWLADPGEFINPLYHVLAGGAMLGAVFMVTDYTTSPMTMAGRMVFAGGAGVLTAVIRLFAALPDGVAYAILVMNALVPLIDRGFPPRRFGKPWTPPEPAAAGSTQQERAHV; from the coding sequence ATGAGTTCACCACGTATAGTTGCACCTTCCCCGCACATTCATGCCGGGACATCGACCCGTACCCTGATGTGGTGGGTGAATCTTGCCCTGCTGCCGCTGGTGATTACCTCGGTAGCTGTTTTTGGGCTGCGGTCACTGGTGGTAATCCTGACCGCGGTTGCGGCATGCATGCTTACCGAGTATATATTGGCCCGCTTTGTGTTGAAAAAGCAGGTGCTGGTGGAGGACGGCTCGGCAATCGTGACCGGCATCCTGCTGGCAGCCAACCTGCCGGTTACCATCCCGTTTTACCAGGTGATTCTGGGCTCGGTGGTGGCAATCGGGATTGGCAAGATGGCCTTTGGCGGTATCGGGCATAACCCGTTCAATCCGGCACTGGTCGGGCGAACCTTCCTGCTGGTGAGTTACCCGGTCGAGATGACCACCTGGAGCCCTCCAGGGTTTCGTCTCTGGACCACCATGTCCGATGTAGTATCGACTGCTACCCCGCTGGGGGTAGTGGCCGAGGGGCCGGCCACCGAGATTTTCTCCAACCTGCCCGGCTACTGGGAACTGTTCTGGGGCAATGTCGGTGGTACCCTCGGGGGTGTCGGTGTCTTTGCGATGCTTATCGGGGCAGTGATTCTGCTGGCCAAACGGATTATTGACTGGCAGACCCCGGCAGCATTTCTTGGCGGGCTGATCCTGATTACCGGGATCGCCTGGCTGGCAGACCCCGGTGAGTTTATCAATCCGCTGTACCATGTGCTGGCCGGCGGGGCCATGCTGGGTGCGGTGTTCATGGTGACCGACTATACCACCAGCCCGATGACCATGGCCGGTCGTATGGTGTTTGCCGGCGGCGCCGGAGTCCTGACCGCAGTGATCCGGCTCTTCGCTGCCTTGCCGGACGGGGTAGCCTATGCGATCCTGGTAATGAATGCCCTGGTCCCATTGATCGACCGGGGGTTTCCTCCCAGGCGGTTCGGTAAGCCCTGGACTCCGCCGGAGCCAGCGGCTGCCGGCAGCACACAACAGGAGCGTGCCCATGTCTGA
- a CDS encoding RnfABCDGE type electron transport complex subunit G, whose amino-acid sequence MSDATRTPKKTNAAAMIGVLTMIAVLSGAALGFTDLMTRDRIEANRIERQMAAVRQVLPVYANDPGQEQWAYPERSAHIVFPGRDEEGSLSGLAVQARVGSGYAGDITAVTGFDMDGSITRVVVLQHAETPGLGARIIEQDFTSQFQGVQPDDSQPRLARRGGQIDAITAATVSSEAVVELVRRAGEVFREYLAEYQEDTDE is encoded by the coding sequence ATGTCTGATGCAACCCGTACCCCGAAAAAAACCAACGCGGCGGCGATGATCGGTGTGCTCACCATGATTGCGGTGCTGTCCGGCGCGGCTCTCGGGTTTACCGATCTGATGACCCGCGATCGCATCGAAGCCAACCGTATAGAGCGACAGATGGCGGCGGTTCGTCAGGTGCTGCCGGTGTATGCCAACGACCCGGGGCAAGAGCAGTGGGCCTACCCTGAACGTTCGGCACATATCGTATTCCCCGGGCGCGACGAGGAAGGCAGCCTGAGCGGGCTGGCAGTACAGGCCCGGGTAGGTTCCGGCTATGCCGGTGACATAACGGCAGTGACCGGCTTTGATATGGATGGCAGCATAACCCGGGTAGTGGTGCTGCAGCATGCAGAAACCCCCGGGCTGGGTGCCCGCATAATCGAACAGGATTTCACCAGCCAGTTTCAGGGGGTGCAGCCTGATGACAGTCAGCCGCGGCTGGCCCGCCGGGGCGGTCAGATCGATGCCATCACCGCGGCTACGGTAAGTTCCGAGGCGGTAGTTGAGCTGGTACGTCGCGCTGGCGAGGTATTCCGCGAATACCTCGCGGAATACCAGGAGGATACGGATGAGTAA
- the rsxE gene encoding electron transport complex subunit RsxE has protein sequence MSKTVSARVVFTRGFFKENPVFALLLGMCPTLGVTTSALNGLGMGLATTAVLLASNVVISLVKNIIPDSVRIPSYIVIIASFVTMIDLAMEAFLPDLHLALGIFIPLIVVNCIILGRAESFASKHRVGLSLLDGLGMGLGFSMALTMLGGIREVLGSGSLFEITLPVISEAPMLLFLMPPGAFLALGLLIAGVNALYERAAQTEPQPFTVPVLHTAKTGGEA, from the coding sequence ATGAGTAAAACAGTTTCCGCCCGGGTGGTGTTTACCCGCGGCTTTTTCAAGGAAAACCCGGTCTTTGCCCTGCTGCTCGGGATGTGTCCCACCCTGGGGGTTACCACCAGTGCCCTGAACGGGCTGGGAATGGGGCTGGCAACCACAGCGGTGCTGCTGGCCAGCAATGTGGTGATCTCGCTGGTAAAGAATATAATCCCGGATTCGGTCCGGATACCATCTTACATCGTGATTATCGCCAGCTTTGTTACCATGATCGATCTTGCCATGGAGGCATTTCTGCCTGATCTGCATCTTGCGCTGGGGATTTTTATCCCGCTCATTGTGGTGAACTGCATTATTCTCGGTCGCGCCGAGTCGTTTGCCTCCAAGCATCGGGTCGGGCTCTCGCTGCTGGACGGTCTGGGGATGGGGCTGGGATTCTCGATGGCCTTGACCATGCTGGGCGGCATTCGCGAGGTGCTGGGCAGCGGCAGCCTGTTTGAAATCACCCTGCCGGTGATCAGTGAGGCGCCGATGCTGCTGTTTCTGATGCCGCCGGGTGCCTTTCTGGCACTGGGTCTGCTGATTGCCGGGGTAAATGCCCTGTACGAGCGGGCCGCGCAGACTGAGCCGCAGCCATTTACCGTGCCGGTGCTGCATACCGCAAAGACTGGAGGTGAGGCGTGA
- the rsxA gene encoding electron transport complex subunit RsxA — protein MNYFSIMVGAILINNIVLVQFLGICPFLGVSNKLTTAIGMSFAVLFVMTLATLATFLIYHSILLPAGLVYLQTVAFILVIASLVQLVEIVMKKSSPALHQALGVFLPLITTNCAILGVALLVIQREYSLTEGLVFAVSSAIGFAIALIVFAGIRERLALADVPKRLRGAPISLITAGLLAMAFMGFAGLF, from the coding sequence GTGAATTATTTCTCTATCATGGTCGGGGCAATCCTGATCAACAACATCGTGCTGGTCCAGTTTCTCGGGATTTGTCCGTTTCTGGGGGTCAGTAACAAGCTGACCACCGCGATCGGGATGAGTTTTGCGGTGCTGTTTGTGATGACCCTGGCAACCCTGGCGACATTCCTTATCTATCACAGTATTCTGCTGCCGGCCGGGCTGGTATATCTGCAGACGGTTGCGTTTATTCTGGTGATTGCCTCGCTGGTGCAGCTGGTCGAGATTGTCATGAAAAAATCAAGCCCGGCACTGCATCAGGCGCTGGGGGTATTCCTGCCGCTGATTACCACCAACTGTGCCATCCTCGGGGTAGCCTTGCTGGTGATCCAGCGCGAGTATTCCCTTACCGAAGGGCTGGTGTTTGCCGTGTCGAGCGCGATCGGGTTCGCGATTGCGCTGATTGTGTTTGCCGGTATACGGGAGCGGCTTGCCCTGGCGGATGTCCCCAAGCGTCTGCGCGGCGCCCCGATCAGCCTGATAACCGCCGGACTGCTGGCAATGGCCTTTATGGGATTTGCCGGATTGTTCTGA
- a CDS encoding nickel/cobalt transporter codes for MRSVALVFTVTLLVLLSLQSLHANPFTSGGGSSRAAQEPERSAGTTSEAAENRIPSGIRRLTATLPSQVQRRFNQRLAELMDAGEEQERGTLLLVAGIALLYGLVHAALPGHRKTLLLGYFLASDSKPRHAIIAGAGTAVLHAGAGAAVVLTAWFILQVSVSAAIDSATEVVQQLTAGAAILVGVVLLWGKFRGHHHSHHSHHSHHSHHSHHSHHSHHSHHSHHSHHNHHEEYEGSCSCEKPPGKVANWISRGRMLPAIVLSATIPCPGSSMILLFALAVGSLSVGLVAVGMFAVGMGITLISICLIAVLGKRSLIQRMHGPIGHLLHEWLEVAAAAAIILFGLYWMFIGAVVY; via the coding sequence ATGAGATCAGTAGCGCTTGTCTTCACCGTCACCCTGTTGGTACTGCTGTCACTGCAGAGCCTGCACGCCAACCCGTTCACCTCCGGCGGGGGTTCCTCTCGCGCCGCGCAGGAGCCCGAGCGATCCGCCGGGACAACCAGCGAAGCTGCAGAGAATCGTATACCCAGCGGGATCCGTCGACTCACCGCAACACTGCCGTCACAGGTGCAGCGACGCTTTAACCAACGTCTGGCCGAACTGATGGACGCTGGCGAAGAACAGGAACGAGGCACACTGCTGCTGGTTGCCGGGATCGCCCTGCTGTACGGGCTGGTACACGCAGCCCTGCCCGGACACCGCAAAACACTGCTGCTGGGCTACTTTCTCGCCTCTGACTCGAAACCGCGGCATGCGATCATTGCAGGTGCCGGCACCGCCGTACTGCATGCCGGCGCCGGAGCGGCGGTTGTACTCACCGCCTGGTTCATCCTGCAGGTATCGGTGAGCGCCGCCATCGACAGCGCTACCGAGGTGGTGCAGCAGCTGACCGCAGGCGCCGCCATACTGGTCGGGGTTGTACTGCTGTGGGGGAAGTTTCGCGGACACCACCACAGCCACCACAGCCACCACAGCCACCACAGCCACCACAGCCACCACAGCCACCACAGCCACCACAGCCACCACAGCCATCACAGCCACCACAACCATCACGAAGAGTATGAGGGCAGCTGCTCGTGTGAAAAGCCGCCGGGAAAAGTAGCCAACTGGATCAGCCGCGGGCGGATGCTGCCGGCTATCGTGCTGTCGGCCACCATCCCCTGCCCCGGCTCATCCATGATTCTGCTGTTCGCCCTGGCAGTCGGCAGCCTGTCGGTCGGACTTGTTGCGGTCGGGATGTTCGCTGTCGGCATGGGCATCACGTTGATATCAATCTGCCTGATTGCTGTCCTGGGGAAACGCAGCCTGATTCAGCGGATGCACGGCCCGATTGGCCACCTGCTGCATGAATGGCTGGAGGTGGCTGCCGCAGCAGCCATCATCCTGTTCGGGCTCTACTGGATGTTCATCGGCGCGGTGGTGTACTGA
- a CDS encoding dihydroorotate dehydrogenase-like protein: protein MSNIKVQYLGLNLANPVIVSSSGLTGTADKIAACEDAGAGACVIKSLFQEEIDSTVHSLQHSSHPEGADYAAALQTGFDLERYCTIIRNARERTGFPVIGSLNAFRHEWWVERLPQLEAAGAHAIELNLARLPSDADTDEAHIRRWYADAVREAAASVKIPIAVKISPYFTSIPLMVDELHKSGAAAVVLFNRLYQFDINIDDFALRSGPPFSTRADIGQTLRWISLLYGRTRMQLAASGGIHHGDDLIKVLLAGAQAGQLCSTLYKNGLAQIGTVITRLQQYMDQHHFSDISQLRGKVSQQRSSIPEDFERIQYIRSLTGSQD, encoded by the coding sequence ATGAGTAATATCAAGGTGCAGTATCTCGGCCTTAACCTGGCCAACCCGGTGATCGTCTCCAGCTCCGGTCTGACCGGAACCGCCGATAAAATCGCCGCCTGCGAGGACGCAGGTGCCGGAGCCTGTGTAATCAAATCGCTGTTCCAGGAAGAGATCGACTCCACCGTCCATAGCCTGCAGCATTCCTCGCATCCGGAGGGCGCTGATTATGCCGCCGCCCTGCAGACTGGCTTCGATCTGGAGCGCTACTGCACCATAATTCGCAACGCCAGGGAGCGAACCGGCTTCCCGGTAATCGGCAGCCTGAACGCATTCCGCCACGAGTGGTGGGTCGAGCGTCTGCCACAGCTGGAAGCAGCCGGTGCACATGCTATCGAGCTGAACCTGGCCCGACTGCCGTCAGACGCAGACACCGATGAAGCCCATATCCGGCGCTGGTACGCCGACGCGGTGCGAGAGGCAGCTGCATCGGTAAAGATTCCGATTGCGGTAAAGATCAGCCCCTATTTCACCTCAATCCCGCTCATGGTAGATGAACTGCATAAATCCGGGGCCGCAGCGGTAGTACTATTCAACCGGCTGTACCAGTTCGACATCAACATTGATGATTTTGCGCTGCGCAGCGGGCCTCCCTTCAGTACCCGGGCCGATATCGGGCAGACCCTGCGCTGGATCAGCCTGCTGTACGGGCGCACCCGGATGCAGCTTGCTGCCTCCGGCGGCATCCATCATGGCGATGACCTGATCAAGGTTCTGCTGGCCGGTGCCCAGGCCGGACAGCTGTGCAGCACCCTGTACAAGAACGGGCTTGCACAGATCGGCACGGTGATTACCCGCCTGCAGCAATACATGGATCAGCACCATTTCTCCGACATCTCCCAGCTGCGCGGCAAGGTAAGCCAGCAGCGCAGCTCGATTCCCGAGGATTTTGAACGGATCCAGTACATTCGGAGCCTGACCGGCAGCCAGGACTGA
- a CDS encoding flavodoxin, with translation MAKIGIIFGSSTGNTETAAEKLVDALGDAEAKNITEISEDDLNGYEFLVFGASTWGAGELQDDWEDNIDVLDDADLSGKKVALFGLGDQEGYPDTFVDAMGTIAEKLKAGGATIVGHWPTDGYTFDDSTATEGGKFLGLVLDEENQADESDERIAKWAEQLKKEFA, from the coding sequence ATGGCTAAGATTGGAATTATATTTGGTTCGTCGACCGGCAATACCGAGACAGCAGCCGAAAAACTGGTTGATGCGCTGGGTGATGCAGAAGCAAAAAACATTACCGAAATCAGCGAGGATGATCTGAATGGCTACGAATTCCTGGTGTTCGGTGCATCCACCTGGGGTGCCGGCGAGCTGCAGGACGACTGGGAAGACAACATCGATGTGCTGGATGACGCAGATCTGAGCGGAAAGAAGGTTGCATTGTTCGGCCTGGGCGACCAGGAAGGCTATCCGGACACCTTTGTAGACGCCATGGGAACCATTGCCGAAAAGCTGAAGGCTGGCGGGGCCACCATCGTTGGTCACTGGCCTACCGATGGCTACACTTTCGATGATTCAACAGCGACAGAAGGCGGCAAGTTCCTCGGGCTGGTGCTGGACGAGGAAAACCAGGCCGATGAATCCGATGAGCGTATCGCCAAGTGGGCCGAGCAGCTCAAGAAAGAGTTTGCGTAA